Proteins co-encoded in one Aerococcaceae bacterium DSM 111021 genomic window:
- a CDS encoding helix-turn-helix domain-containing protein translates to MKFDEKVFQLRKESRLSQEEVAERMNVSRQTISNWENGSAQPTLSKAVDLADLFEVSLDELVGKTVRNIEKTSPILSALVGQIVTIYLNPETDAWISVSKTELKHCDVIEVTPSNLKVIMTEKKQRVERLFFLKDIIAFKKEGE, encoded by the coding sequence ATGAAATTTGATGAAAAAGTATTTCAATTAAGAAAAGAATCGCGCCTATCTCAGGAAGAAGTGGCAGAGCGTATGAATGTCTCTCGTCAAACAATTTCCAATTGGGAAAACGGATCGGCTCAACCAACCTTAAGTAAAGCGGTCGACTTGGCTGATTTATTTGAAGTCTCTTTAGATGAGTTGGTTGGTAAGACAGTTCGCAATATAGAAAAGACTAGCCCAATATTATCGGCCTTAGTCGGTCAAATCGTGACGATTTACTTGAATCCAGAAACGGATGCTTGGATTTCAGTGAGCAAAACGGAATTAAAGCATTGCGACGTCATAGAAGTCACCCCCAGCAATTTGAAGGTAATTATGACAGAGAAAAAGCAAAGAGTGGAACGATTATTTTTCTTAAAAGATATTATTGCTTTTAAAAAGGAAGGTGAATAG
- a CDS encoding heavy metal translocating P-type ATPase translates to MQRIILSNKNSITLASAILIISGFIAYYGFSNHLIFETTFIIASIIGVAPIAIQAYQALKVKVVSIDVLVTIAVIGAFIIQNYEESAIVTFLFLFGSYLEQRTLNRTRSAIKELTEMAPEVALVQQADDSWEETDVDFVDEGDIIMVRTGGKVPVDGTVISGSGHINEASITGESETVSKEAGSEAFAGTILENGTIQMRADKVGEDTTFGKIIELVEEAQDSKSEAERFIDRFSKWYTPVVLVLGILTWLITHNVELAVTVLVLGCPGALVIGVPVSNVAGIGNGARHGVLLKGSEVIQDFSSIDTILFDKTGTLTLGNPKVAEETLYPAHSTLSQSLLASVESESDHPLAKAILEHLGSDIELFNVDDTDVVKGGGIVAQVAGHRVAVGNVFLMEQEDVLLSHEVRRDFESYEERGNSLVITAIDGELHSLIGIRDQIRPGVKQQLQEMKYLGVKNLVVLSGDNQGTVDLVARELGLTEAIGNLLPEDKATHLEERQRKGETVAFVGDGVNDAPSLALADVGIAMGSGTDVAIETSDVVLMNSDFDHLNHALGLTQATSANMKQNILIAIGVVVVLLVGLFFSDWVSMSIGMLVHEASILVVIFNAMRLLRYKR, encoded by the coding sequence ATGCAACGCATTATATTATCAAACAAAAATTCGATCACTTTAGCTTCAGCTATACTCATTATTTCAGGATTTATTGCCTATTATGGCTTCTCTAATCACTTAATATTTGAAACGACATTCATTATCGCCTCCATCATCGGTGTTGCACCGATTGCGATTCAAGCTTATCAAGCCTTAAAAGTAAAAGTCGTTTCAATCGATGTGTTAGTGACCATTGCCGTTATCGGTGCGTTCATTATCCAAAACTATGAAGAATCAGCAATTGTCACTTTTTTATTCCTATTTGGGTCTTATTTAGAACAAAGAACATTGAATCGGACACGATCAGCCATTAAAGAATTAACAGAAATGGCACCAGAAGTTGCTTTAGTTCAACAAGCTGACGATTCTTGGGAAGAAACGGACGTTGACTTTGTTGATGAAGGTGACATCATCATGGTTCGAACTGGTGGTAAAGTGCCGGTAGATGGAACCGTCATCTCAGGTTCTGGCCATATCAATGAAGCATCGATTACAGGCGAATCAGAGACGGTCTCTAAAGAAGCAGGTTCTGAGGCATTCGCTGGAACGATTTTAGAGAATGGGACCATTCAGATGCGTGCGGATAAAGTGGGCGAAGATACAACCTTTGGTAAAATCATCGAACTTGTTGAAGAGGCCCAAGATTCAAAATCAGAAGCCGAACGCTTTATCGACCGCTTCTCTAAGTGGTATACACCCGTTGTTTTAGTCTTAGGTATTCTCACTTGGCTGATAACACATAACGTTGAATTAGCTGTGACTGTTCTTGTTTTAGGATGTCCTGGTGCTTTAGTCATTGGTGTACCCGTTTCGAACGTTGCAGGAATTGGTAACGGAGCGCGTCATGGTGTTCTACTTAAAGGGTCTGAAGTGATTCAAGACTTCTCAAGCATTGACACTATCCTCTTCGATAAGACAGGAACATTAACCCTAGGTAACCCGAAAGTCGCTGAAGAAACACTTTACCCTGCTCATTCTACTCTTTCTCAATCATTACTAGCGAGTGTAGAATCAGAATCAGATCATCCACTTGCCAAAGCTATCCTTGAACACTTAGGGTCAGATATTGAATTATTCAATGTAGATGACACTGATGTTGTAAAAGGTGGAGGGATTGTCGCTCAAGTAGCCGGACACCGTGTTGCTGTAGGTAATGTTTTCTTAATGGAACAAGAAGATGTCTTATTGAGTCATGAAGTCCGACGTGATTTCGAATCTTATGAAGAACGGGGTAATTCTCTAGTCATTACAGCTATTGACGGTGAATTACATAGTTTAATCGGTATTCGCGACCAAATTCGACCAGGTGTGAAGCAACAATTGCAAGAGATGAAGTATTTAGGCGTAAAGAACTTAGTTGTTCTCTCTGGTGATAACCAAGGTACGGTTGACTTAGTCGCTCGTGAGCTGGGACTAACTGAAGCCATCGGTAATCTCTTGCCAGAAGATAAAGCAACCCACCTTGAAGAACGTCAAAGAAAAGGTGAAACCGTCGCCTTTGTTGGAGACGGTGTGAATGATGCCCCATCCTTAGCACTAGCTGACGTCGGGATTGCGATGGGATCCGGTACAGATGTCGCCATTGAAACATCGGATGTTGTCTTAATGAACTCTGACTTTGACCACTTAAATCATGCTTTAGGCTTAACTCAAGCAACAAGTGCCAACATGAAGCAGAATATTCTAATTGCGATTGGTGTCGTTGTAGTACTTTTAGTTGGTCTATTCTTCAGTGACTGGGTCTCAATGTCTATTGGTATGTTAGTTCACGAAGCTTCAATCCTAGTTGTCATTTTCAACGCCATGAGATTATTAAGATATAAACGCTAA
- a CDS encoding MmcQ/YjbR family DNA-binding protein encodes MDREDVLKYAKNSYRTEPDYPWNKFPDFAALRHDKNNKWYGLLMNVNKEKLNMDGGGEIQILNVKCDPELVDILRKKDAILPAYHMNKEHWVSIVLDGSVPEDDITHLLDLSYDLTK; translated from the coding sequence ATGGATAGAGAAGATGTTTTAAAATATGCAAAAAATAGCTATAGAACAGAACCTGATTATCCTTGGAATAAATTTCCAGATTTTGCTGCACTCAGACATGATAAAAATAACAAATGGTACGGCTTGCTGATGAATGTGAACAAAGAGAAGTTAAATATGGATGGCGGGGGAGAAATACAAATACTGAATGTAAAATGCGATCCAGAACTAGTAGATATCTTGAGGAAGAAAGATGCCATTTTACCCGCCTACCATATGAATAAAGAGCATTGGGTTAGCATCGTATTAGATGGGTCTGTTCCAGAGGACGACATTACTCACCTCTTGGATTTAAGTTATGATTTAACGAAGTGA
- a CDS encoding iron-sulfur cluster repair di-iron protein, ric, whose translation MTQVKEHLLNNNETMDLYTTAITRAHVTNHPEVIQVREEYVNLIKQAETEDANYESSFDSLRKLTDNYTIPADACPTLTAVYEHLQQADQLEDA comes from the coding sequence ATGACACAAGTAAAAGAACATTTATTAAATAACAATGAAACCATGGATTTATACACAACGGCTATCACTCGCGCTCATGTTACGAATCACCCAGAAGTCATTCAAGTCAGAGAAGAGTATGTTAATTTAATCAAGCAAGCTGAAACAGAAGATGCAAATTATGAATCGTCTTTCGACTCATTAAGAAAGTTAACAGATAACTACACAATTCCCGCAGATGCATGCCCTACTTTAACCGCCGTATACGAGCATTTACAACAAGCCGATCAATTAGAAGATGCGTAA
- a CDS encoding type II toxin-antitoxin system PemK/MazF family toxin → MINFSNSAYVPRKGDIVWIDFSPSSGHEIQKRRPGLVISNYQFNNSTQFAVICPITSTLKKFPTRYTLPNEMSIAGQIILSQLKSLDFTSRRIEFVEKLPHSDLAQIDQIIQYIF, encoded by the coding sequence ATGATAAATTTTTCTAATTCAGCTTATGTTCCACGAAAAGGGGATATCGTTTGGATTGATTTTTCTCCTTCCTCGGGTCATGAAATTCAAAAACGTCGCCCAGGCCTTGTTATCTCTAATTATCAATTTAATAATTCAACCCAATTTGCGGTAATTTGTCCTATAACGAGTACTTTAAAGAAGTTTCCTACACGTTATACATTACCTAATGAGATGAGTATTGCTGGTCAAATCATCCTCTCACAACTCAAATCTCTTGATTTTACTTCTCGAAGAATCGAATTCGTCGAAAAGTTACCTCATTCAGATTTAGCTCAAATTGATCAAATCATCCAATATATATTCTAA
- a CDS encoding AbrB family transcriptional regulator: MLKTKTRMQGSSVVVTLPSATDFKVNPNEEYIVDYSDDGSITLVPKINNPFAVAESGAFYEKDTWEKMSPTGNEI; this comes from the coding sequence ATGTTAAAAACAAAAACGAGAATGCAAGGAAGCTCTGTCGTTGTCACATTACCATCTGCAACAGATTTTAAAGTTAATCCTAATGAAGAATATATCGTTGATTATTCTGATGATGGTTCTATTACACTCGTCCCAAAAATTAATAATCCTTTTGCAGTAGCTGAGAGTGGTGCCTTTTATGAAAAAGATACGTGGGAAAAAATGTCACCTACTGGGAATGAAATATGA